The genomic region ACAAAATTCTCCTTTCTCAGGACACTTGAGTCCTTGGATTTTCAAGTCTTCTGATGACCTTAGTCAACTGAACTTAATATAGACACACAAATAGTattgagagagaaattaaaatgtaaataagttATTGGTTAATCTTTGCATTATCAGCATGCTGCCAAAAAAGCCATTTGActgatttacattttacttttcaattatttattttagcacTGTGTGGATTAATATACTCCTGTGCATATTTAAAGCCGTGGAGCTTCaattagctttaaaaaaagtAGAGAACTCATACCACTGAACTAGAACTGAACCTGAAAATGAAGACCTTAAAAATGTACTCTTGGCTTTAGGAGTTAGATGCCcgcaaaacaataaaaccatgtgttaatttttttttcttaattaagagCACAGTTctactctttaatttttaaaataattttatttctttatcccccTGCCTTCCCACTGTCCGCTTTCTGTGTCATttactgtgtgttgttctgtggcTGCTTGTGATCTCTTCAGACAGCACCAGGAattgattctgggaccttcttgagtgggagagaagtactcaatttcttgcaccacctcagttcctttggtctgctgtgtctcttattgtctctcctctgtctcttttgttgggtcatcttgctgcaccagctcttcactcaggccagcttgccacacaggccagcactccatgtgggccagctcgccttcacaaggaggccccgagaattgaatcctggacctctcttatggtagacaggagcccaatcacttgagccacatctactttccccctctattaattttctctataaccccacccttgcggctttttgtgtgctgtctgctctctgtgtccatttgctgtgcgtttttctgtgtctgtatttatttttatttattcccccctttgcagcttgttttgctgtctgctttctgtgtccgtttgctgcgcactcttctgcatttttgcttgtatcccttttcattgcgtcatcttactgAGTCTGCGccccatggtgcttgcaggccagcagcactccacagtgcccaggccagcagctctctgaAGCATGtagcgagcctgccttcacaaggaggccccgggacacgaacccagggcctctcatatggtagacaggagcccaactgagccacagctgcttccccctgttttaatttttaaaaaacttttaattgTCATGACATATATACtattcaaaatgtcctattttaaTCACTTGCACATGTACTagtcagtggtattaattatatccTTCTATTTAATACATTACTGTTTATTTATATTACCAACAATGATTCTCAAGGAATGAGGCAGTTAATAAAATAATCTATACTTTCCCCCTACATAAGAATCTGAAGTGCACCCCTGTTCTCCTGGAAAATCTCTCCCTTTGGGCCACTGGTGCTGATCAGAGTTGGCTGCATCCAAAAGGGCTAAAAACTGTCTTAGGTTATGCCCCTAAGTCTCAAGATTCTAGTGTCTTAAACTTTCTAGTTTTACCTGAAATATTCAGATACTCTTAACATAAATTCCCCCACAGTGCTAAATTGCTAACAATACTGTTGAGAACAGACTGTTCAAAATGATGTctctgaagtattttttaaaagatctttgaTGGAAGGAAGTAAGACAAAGTAACACTATGTTGTCAGCAAGAAAATAGTCATTTTAGGACTTACTAGGGGTTACAGTAGTTTATGATGAGCCTTCAGTTAATAAAAAAGTTCAATAATcagaatatttttcttcctttcacatTAGAGCAGTGAAAATGGACTTTATGTTTAAACATTTTAAGTGTATCTCTGAAATAATGTGCTACAGGCCCTTTCAATTATGGGCTCAAAATCTCCTTCCGCTGAACCTCCGTAGACCATGGTTATAGCTCTTTTATGGCACTTACAACATTCGGCCTTAAAGTACTGTTACTTTCCCTtagtctctaatatatgttcatAGAGGGCAATGGGCTGAGTCTTACTCATAATTGTATTACTTATAATTGTATTTGCTCTCCTAACACAGTGCtttgcacacagtaggcacttggtaaatgtttgatttttaaaatagtcacTTGATCAACCATCATCAATTTCACCTTTAAGTGGTCATTTTTGGtcttgtatctttttaaaatcacaataacTGATTCTGAGGACAAGATTTAATTTCccttaaaatagttttaaaactcCAAAAGCACTTAGTATGTGAataaagtgcaaaaaaaaaaagtcctgttaAGCTTATTGTTAAATGAAACGATGGCTCTAATATTATTCACTCAAAAAACACGGCAAGAAACTAAAATGAATAACACCTTGATTTCACATTCCATATTCTATACCCCTCAAAGACTGATTTTTgaattaaaatctatttaatgttaaaataaatcttttttacaGTATATGGCAAAAGCCAATTCAAAAGAAGTCTAACAATAATGTTGTATTTGAATAACACCCTAATGTATACCGTAATATAAAACCCTTTAAAAATGAGTGACTTTTCAGTGGAGATTATGTTTTAGAGCTGTGAAAGGGACAGGGTCTATCATAATTGTaaataaatgatatttcaaatccttatatttaagtttttggaGTGGTTTGAATCTATCATCATTTTCGCTGTATTATGAAGTAAATTTTGGTAAACTTCACCACAGAACTGTGAGTTCAAACTAGAGGGTGTGTTTAATCATACGTCAATGCTTATTCAACACTGATATACTTAATAAATCCTAATTTTGTATTTTGTGAATGACAAAATACTTCAGAAAGGTAGGACCAGAAATCTAAAAATTTAGGCTTAAAAAATACAGAGCTTATGCATTTTGAATAGAAAGTGGGGTTTCGAAATGAGAAAAAGGCAATGCAGACTCTAAATACTGCAATGTATTACAGTATTACAGTATGAAAACTATAATATATAccatattaaacaaaaactgaccGTTCTACCTTCATGTAATTTAAAGACTACAAAACGGACTCTCAAATAATTTCGTACATTCCATAATTTGAATCTCAAAAGTTCCTCAATTCACCCAATATGCACCCCAACCAATAGCTTTACCCCAAATTTTTAAACAGCGGTTTCCTAAGAGCACTTAGGTCAGATAATTCTATCACTCCCTTTAATTTTGTACCCGAGAAACCTTTCCAACATCCGATAAGAACCCACACTGGagtgaaattatttaaataaaaaacacactgaAATTCTCAAAAGGTCATAAATGTAACTATGACATTAAAAATTATCAGGACGTGCAAACACTCCTCCAGGCTACCCCGAGAAACTTCTGGCCTTGGACAGCACTTCCCGTAGGCGGCCGACTGAGCGGCGAGGGCCCTCGGCTCAAGCCGCTGGTACCTAAACGGCTCGCGACGACCTGCGGCTCCAGCGTAGCCTCTCCCGGCGCGGACCTCTCACCCGAGGGCGGGGGGAGAGCTCGGTGGCACCCGCTCTCCGCGCAGGTCCGCGGAGCGCCCTGCCCGCCTACCTTGACCGGGTGCAGGTAGCCGTCGCCGCGCAGGGCGCCCAGCCCGGGCTCCGCCGGCGCCTCGGCGTCGTCCTGCAGGCTGCGGGTGAGGTGCGCGATGTAGGTGGTGGCCAGCAGCAGCACGTCCAGCTTGGAGAGCTTGGTGTCGGGCGGCACCGACGGCAGCGTGCGCTGCAGCTCCAGGAAGGCGTGCCGCAGGGTCTGCACGCGGCTGCGCTCCCGCGCCGCGTTGGCCGCCGCCGGTCGCCCGGCCCCGGAgcgcgcgccgccgccgccgcccgcgccccccgaCCCCAGCCCGCTGCGGCCGGGGCTCGGGTCGCGGGCGGCGGCCGCGGGCTCGGTGTCGCGGCTCCGGGGGCTGTCCGCGGGGCCGTCGCGGTCCATGGCGGCTTCCCGCGCCGCGCGCGCTGCGAAGGGGAGAAAGCGCGGTGAGGCCTGGGCGCCGGGGGCGGCCTCGCCCACGCCGGGAGCCGCGCGCCCCCGGCGAGCCCTCGGCGCTGGGGCCTGGCGGCCGGACGGGGCGCGGGAGCGTTTTCGGGAACGAACTGGTTTAATCTGGGCGCGTTCTGCGTCTTGGCGTCTGGGGAGAGTTAATGGGCCGCGCGTTCTTGGGCCCCCGAGAAAGCTCGAAAGGCGCGAGGTGTCAGCTTTCTACTTCCACGGGCAAATTAAGGTAAAGGGCCGCCCTGCTGCAGAAGGCGATGTCAGAAGTACAGCTATGCGGCGAACTGGCGCTTCGAAAACATTATCAGGCCGGCCCCGCACTGAACCCCGTAGTGCGGGACGGTTCCCGCGGAGCGCGGCTCCGGAAAGTCCCGTCCTAGCCCAGGCCCACGCAAGACACCCCCGCGTCATCCATTCTCGAGGTCCAGGCCCAGGGTGGGGGCAGCGGGAGTCGGGGGACCCCGGGCTCACCTCGCGCGAAAGCACCGCCATCCCTCCGGGCGGGGAACCGCGCGGCGGGGGCTGGGCCGGGGCtggcggggcgcgggcggcggctcCGCCGGGCGCTCACCTTTCCCGGAGCTGCCGGCCGGGGCTCGGCTCCGCTGTCAGCGGGCGACGGGCGTCGGGCCGGGTCTAGCGTGGCCAGGGACGCGTCGGTCACTCCATCCTCGTCCAGCCGAAGCCGCTGGCAGCCCTCAGCCCCGGCTCCCCGCGCCTTTTATGCGGGCGCCCCTCGCAGCCGGGCGTGGCGGCGGATCCTAATCCGGCCGCTGGGGGAAGTCGGCGGAGGTCCGCGTCCACCTGCGGGGCCACGCGGAGGGCGGCGGCGCGCGGAGCCACCCCCTCGAAGGGACAGACAGTACTGTacgcgcggcgggggcggggcacCCCCAGGACCCGCCCCTTGGTCTccgtcccccccaccccgggctggACGCGCGGGCGGCGAGTCAGGCTCCCGCCGAGTGGGCGGCGGCCCCCGGGTTTGGGCTCGAGGCAGCCGTCGCATCCTTGCGAGTCACCTCGCTTCGCCATCCGCCTCCTCAGGACCCGTCTCGGATCCAGTCCAACCCCAGAACCCTCCCGGCGCCGGGGCTGGGCCGAGGCGGGAGAGCTGCCGTGTTGTGGGACTTAACCCAACTTTACATTTTCTCTGTGTGCCCAGGCGAGGCACGAACCTTTGATCCCACTCTGGGGTGCCTGTTTCATACTGTCCTAAGCAAAGCCGCAGCCCCGCTGCCTCAGTGCCCCGCGGCCACTTGATTAATGCCTCAAGACCCCCGAAGTCCCCACTGTCTAAGACACTGGAGGAAGTTTCCAGAGCGAGCGCAAACGCCCCTGGGGTCGCGGTCGTTCCTTCCCGGGTGCGGGGCTCCTGACCGCCTCCGGTGCCCCCGCGCGGCCTCCGCTTTTTGGTGCCTGGATTTGGATGTAGACTTCCGCCTGGCCGCGTCTCCCTGCGCGGAGCCGGAGTGGGCTTTTCGGCAAGCGCGGGCCCGCCGAGGGGTGCGCTGCTGAGCGGGCAGCGGTCCGGGGCTCTCTTGGCAAGGGCGCTGCGCCCCGATGGAACGGTCCGGGGCTCCCTGGCCAAGGGCGCTGCGCCCCGAGGCCGGAGCTGAACGCCAGGCCCGTGCATCCTGGACCTGTCGCCTTCGTAAGTGAAGTCTGAGCGGAAGCACGCTACTTTCTAGCATCATAATAACTGTATACTTAGGACAATCCCGACAACGCAAAGAGCagcacatttttcttctttggagtaaACGGATAACACATTAAAAACTTCATTAATGAAACTGCTCCTGCCTATGGATATAGTTTACTTTGCAATCAGTTTTTAAATTGGAACTACCAAGGAGTACATAGTAATCGTGGGACGTGCTGTATTCGGATGTACCGCTCTGCACATCAGAAATAAGAGTGAATCAGAATGGTCCTCAGGCTTTCATCTCAGTTCTCATTTAATCCTGTAACTagaatgatttacattttagaaatgtTCTTTCAGTGAGTGAGAAAGCACATCTTTTATCTTGATTTTCCCAGTAAACTGCAGGTAATGAGGAATAAAGCAACTAGATCCTTAAATTCACACGTGGAAAGCAATGTTTCAGATTCTGTACAGAAGCAAAATCAAGACGGTAAAGCTTTTTTAATATGATATCTTAAAACTACAAACCCACAAAAGTCCTATAAGCtttatcaagttaaaaaaaatcaaacatttcaGATAAATTTAGACTGAATTTACTTGTTTTTTCCCCACaaagttattttcttttgggCTATGGAGAAAGCGAggttcatatatataattttttggtCAGCAAGCTTCAAGATTCTTTCAGAACCAGATTTCTgtatagaaaggaaaaaagcattaaattattttaaaaatgaaagttccCCTCTCCCAAAAAGTTATCATATAGACTCTAGGACACAGTAAAAATAGTGGAGGCAAGTgattatttttaaggattttcccGTTGGGGTAGGGAAGATATGTGGAGAATCTATGAGCTGGAGTGGTATGGAAATAAGAACACTGGAGGGATGGTGGGCTGGGGATAGGTTGAGGTAAGTGAGACACCCAAGAGGGCTTCTTAAACTTTGTGCCCTTGGCACCTCACTTGCCTTGCCCTACCTAACCCGGCTTGCTAGAGGCCCCATCACGGTGGGGCTAACAGCGCCCACGGGGGGTGTCCATCAGTCAGGTAGGAAAAGACTGATGGACCAAGACCAACCACTGCGGCGCAGCCCCTGAGCCTTCCTGCTGCCATGCCAAGCAGCCTCTCTGAAGCCTCTGATGGGGATCGTCGGTGCCTAGTCCTAATTCGGAATATGAAAATCTTCCTAAAATGTCCAACACTAGATTTGTAACAGCTACCATTTAATTTAGCAGTTTATATGTGCTAAATGCTTTACAAGTATTTTCTCTTCTAAATCTTTTCAAAAGCTCAAAGAGGGTTTTACATTTTATAGCTGAAAATGCTCAGAGGGAGTAAACTTTTCTGTGGttgcacagctagtaagtggcaaagACAGGATTCATGCCAGGCAGACTGACCCTAAAGTTTGTGCTTTTTACATAatattctatttaatatttgtagaGTAGTTTATAATTTGCAAAACGTTTCCGGATGTGTTATCTCAATTAGGAACATACTTTAAATAACTTGACAATTTTTGCAGTTGACGATTATTAACAATCCAAGTGCTGTTTTCTTAGTATATAATTCTTTGGAACTCTTAATTGTTTTCCTGAAAGTACATGGTTTTAGAGTGCTGTAGATTTTATTTCGGTGAATGGGTTAGGTCTTAAAATGAAGCTTGTCTTTTTTCTAAGCATGTCAAATACATTGTgatcttattttctttatagtgCAAAATAATCACacatattaaagaaaatatattccttTGTGATAGATATCTATATATCAAACAGTAGGTTAGTGCTTGTTTTCACCtttcaactgttttttttttaaagatttatttatttatttaatcctcccccacccccaccctggttgtctgttctctgtgtctatttgctgcatcttgtttctttgtccgcttctgttgttgtcagcggcaagggaagtgtgggcggcaccattcctgggcaggctgcactttctttcacgctgggtggctctccttagggcgcacaccttgtgcatggggctcccctacacggggggacacccctgtgtggcacggcactccttgtgcgcatcagcactgcgcatggccagctccacacgggtcagggaggcccggggcttgaaccgtggacctcccatgtggtagacggacgccctaaccactgggccaagcccgtttcCTCCTTTCAACTGTTTTGCCTtatgtttttattaaagtataatatGCACTTCACCCTTTTTAAATGTATAGTTCTGTGAGTTTTGAAACATATGCAGTCATATAATCACCACAataaagatatagaacatttctatcaccctTAAAAATTCTCTCATGCTGACCTTCTCTAGTTAATCTTTTCCCTACCCTCAGTCCCAGGCAACTTActgatctcttttctgtatgttttgCCTTTGCCAGAATGCCATATAAATAGACTCAGACAGTATATaaccttttgagtctggcttcttccacttagcaAAATACTTTTGAGATCCATGTTGTGTATCACTAGTTCATTCCTTTGTACTGCTGAATAGTATTTTATATGGACGTATCACAATGTATCCATTCTCTAGTTGAGAAACATTTGGGTTTCCAGTTTCATAATTACAAGtaaaccattattattatttttaaaagatgttttatttctctccccttcactcccccccccccccattgtctgctctctgtccattcgctgtgtgttcttctgtgtccacttgcattcttgtcaggcagcaccaggaatctgtctctttttgatgcgtcatcttgctgcgtcagctctccatgtgtgcggtgccactcctgggcaggctgtgttttttttctcagggcggctctccttgtggggtgcagtctttgcacgtggggctcccctacatgggggacacccctgcatggcatggcactccttgcgcgcatcagcactgtgcatgggccggctcaccatacgggccaggaggccctgggtactgaaccctggaccacctataataggcggatgctctatcagttgagccacatctgcttcctacaaGTAAACCATTATTAATATTCAAGTATGTGCTTTTTGTGTGATCGTGGGGTTTTCATTTTGCTTGGGAAAATACTGAGCAGTATTTCCCAATACTGGATGTGGTAAAggtatgtttaactttatgagaaattggcaaacttttccaaagtggctatatTCTTTGCACTaccaccagcagtgcatgagagttccagttcctccatatccttgccaacattactttttaatctattttaataGGTGTAtatgttcttttatttaaaaagttggcaaaagattttaaaattaggtaatTTCACATAAAATTTAGATCTCTGGCTTCCTAGCTACTCTCATTTGTCAAGTCCATCCGGACATCTGCCTGGCCACACTGGTCTGGAACTTAGTGGCTGCACTTCCCCTTAGGTGGGCGTGTGCTCTGCAATGTTCTGCTTCCCTCACTAACTTTAACTGCCTGTCCCTGAGGACATTTGAGTCTGGGAGCCCAAGGCAGAGCAGTTGAGAGCAGAGCTTTAAGAGTCAAgaacctgggttcaagtcccagctctgcctcatAGCACCTTGGGCCCTGTGACTGTGCCTCTTCAAGCCTTATTTCCTCATCATTTTCTCAAAGGtttcagctatttttaaaaatttgtttgcgTAAGGACAATTTAGCTTCTAAAATATatccattttaaaatggaaaataattaatGTAGCTCTTTTGAGGTAGGTCTTACTCACAGAGTGAGCCATTGACGGAACTGAGACTAGAAGTTACATACACTGGCTTAGTCTGTCCTAATTATAAAGGTTCATGTTGCTGACcactattgcctttttttttttgtcctaatTTCATAAGGGTTCTGAGAACAACAaatcaaaatgttaatattatacCTACATTACTGATATATACAATTTtgttttgcatataaaattaAGGATACTGAGGTTAGGTTTAGTCAAGTAAAATTAAAGGGATTTTGAGATTTGCAAGTGAGTTTATATCATCCCAGAGTGCATGACCAAAAATATTATGAGTTTCAAATCCTTCTTGAAGCACATAGGAATGTGTTGTTACAACTGTTCAAACATAACCTTAACAGAGTGAAGGCAAGTTATTTCTACTGTTATTAAAGTACACTTTTTAATTCGAAGAAACCTCACGCTTCcatcatgtaaaaaataatagGTATTTTAGAAATGTTAACATACAGTGAACATTTCCTATGAATTATGGGTCCCAGAGATTCACATTCCTTAAGAGCATCTGAAACTAAGGGCACTCTAACCTAGCTGGaaagttattatttttacattaacaAAAGAGATGGATTGACTTTATTAACATTGCTTGGGCTTGAAAGATAGTTAAATAATCGAGTAATTTGCTTTTTCCATTGTACAGTGCTGTACAGTATTCTCAGTGGATTTTATATGCAATATGTAAATACATTtcatgtctatttttaaattactaaggCTCAGGCACCTCCCAGCATGTTTGAAAAGAGGAAACATCTGTCAGAAGTATTTACTGTGACAAACACAGAAAGAAGCAATAATGTgtacctttttttgtttgtttaatacaTACATTATTTGTAATTGAACAGTGAAGGCATTTGTTCAAAACCAGACTTTAAATAATAGTTTTGACCTAATCTTTAATTAAAGTGTACATTGATAGTATCAAGTTCAGTTTGAGGGTCAAAAGCAACGTCAATGGGTCTGACTTTTTCCTCCCTGTAGGGAAAGCAGGCTTGTGTAAATATACATGAGCACAGATTGCACACATTTATAGAGGAGGTGGAAAACATTCCTGTCTTTGGACAGATGTTGCTTCACTGTTTCACTATTAGGATACAGGCATAGCTCCCAGTGCTTAGAGCCCTAAAGGAGATGGGGGTACATGCTTTTAGCACTTTGGAAGACACATTCTAAGCCCCTTCTATTTGTTAGCAAGCTTCTCACCTCATGTATTAAATGTAGACTATAGGGGATACATCTGCTGATATTTGATCATTCGCTCCCTTAAAGTAATTATGGGATGAATTTGCTTTAACCCACCTTCTGGAAACTAGaaattattctttgtgtttagactgggtgttttgtgtttttttttttaaacatttatttttttctctccccttctcctccggttgtctgttctctgtgtccattcgctgtgtgttcttctgtgtccatttgcattcttgtcatgtggcactgggaaattgtgtcactttttttgttgcgtcatcttgctgtgtcaggtctccgtgtgtgcggttcCACTTctgggagggctgcacttttttgcatggggtggctctccttgaggggtgcactccttacgcgtgggctacgcctatggggggacacccctacatggcagggcactccttgcacctagcagcactgcgcgtgggccagctcaccacacgggtcaggaggccctgggtatcaaaccctggacccgcCATATAATAGGCGGaggctctatcaattgagccacaaccgcttcccagtATTTTGTTTTGAATGCTTTATTGGCCTAACTTTATTCTCATTATCTCTTAGCTTTATGTTAAATTGTAAAATATTAGCAATAAGCATACCCTAAATATTTATATCAAGAGCTTGATGAAATTCCATAGTGCATTGGCCACCTTTTATTAAAGagaggtagaattgacattttcatCTAATAATATTTTACTTTCAAGACATCAAGACAATATTTTGACATGCTTGTAGCAAAATATTACCTgaggaaataaaaacattcaaaagaaaatatttatgtaacattatTTCAGAGGATAAAACTGAACACTGAGGATTTAACGTAATCGACTACTCTGACAGGGAAGAAGCAACACCTTCTTTATGTTCTCACAGAAACTCTTCTATCATGCTGGCTTTGTTTAGAGTAGTCTGTCTTTGGAGTacatagtattttatattttttttaaaatgcatttagcTCCAAATTTTTAGGTAAATGTGGGAAATGATAATGCTGTTTCAACAGGGCAGTCCTAGTGATCAGAGCTTTGCTTAAGGCTATAGACTATGTGGTATGTGCCCCAGCTCACAACTGATCTAAATCAATGGTGTGGCAATCATAGGAATCACCAGCATTGTTTTCTGggcctgttttcttttccatcttgATGATATACTAGCAAGACCTCCCAAAATGCTTAGCAAAGAATACCTAGGAGCACTGCTGTGGAACTGACAACTATCGTGAAAACCTCTAAGCCGCTATTGGAGTGTTGTGAACAAGCCGGCTGAGGCTTTGATGGTAATGACAATGGacataaacaataaaacaaaccCTCACACAGCTCCTATTTTATTGTGCTGGAGAGGAGTCATGGCCAAAATCAGGACTCAAGCATTTTTCAGACTCACAGGATCCTCTCTCCACGAAACCTCCATCCCAGCAAG from Dasypus novemcinctus isolate mDasNov1 chromosome 14, mDasNov1.1.hap2, whole genome shotgun sequence harbors:
- the TCF24 gene encoding transcription factor 24 — protein: MDRDGPADSPRSRDTEPAAAARDPSPGRSGLGSGGAGGGGGARSGAGRPAAANAARERSRVQTLRHAFLELQRTLPSVPPDTKLSKLDVLLLATTYIAHLTRSLQDDAEAPAEPGLGALRGDGYLHPVKKWPMRSRLYIGATGQFLKHSVSAEKANHGNTSADSQP